In the Wyeomyia smithii strain HCP4-BCI-WySm-NY-G18 chromosome 2, ASM2978416v1, whole genome shotgun sequence genome, one interval contains:
- the LOC129722673 gene encoding transmembrane protein 53-A-like isoform X2, whose amino-acid sequence MTIPNRDFTVQEISRSLQLYSKQKRNVDKDPKTLQLKDGFDKPTVLMFAWLNAKQKHLAKYASLYTDQGFEVVVTQLTPWQLMWPVKGSQLVAADIVKFLKNNEFRNGLVFHGFSVGGYLWGECLVHIVRDLQNYQIVLDRVKGQIWDSAADITEIPEGVPRALFPRNPTLRNALKKYMIYHMKAFHEPATSHYIRSSQMFHTNLLRCPAIFFVSKTDPVGTEEANTRVKDSWESNGVKCTFKCWDRSPHVGHFRRHTEEYTELLFSHLRQLELGGHKQALRAKL is encoded by the exons ATGACAATACCGAATCGAGACTTCACAGTACAGGAAATCTCCCGGAGTCTGCAACTGTATTCGAAGCAGAAGAGAAACGTCGACAAGGACCCGAAAACCCTCCA ATTGAAGGATGGCTTTGACAAACCAACTGTGCTAATGTTTGCATGGCTCAATGCTAAACAGAAGCATTTGGCCAAATACGCAAGCCTCTACACTGATCAAGGGTTTGAGGTTGTAGTGACACAGCTGACCCCATGGCAGCTGATGTGGCCGGTCAAAGGCTCTCAG CTAGTTGCTGCGGATATCGTAAAGTTTTTGAAGAACAACGAGTTTAGAAATGGACTAGTTTTTCATGGATTTTCAGTGGGTGGATATCTTTGGGGTGAATGTTTGGTTCACATCGTTCGAGATCTACAGAACTATCAGATTGTATTGGATCGCGTCAAGGGGCAAATTTGGGATAGTGCCGCAGACATAACAGAAATTCCTGAAGGAGTCCCGCGGGCGTTGTTTCCAAGAAATCCGACGCTACGTAATGCGTTGAAAAAATATATGAT ATACCACATGAAGGCATTTCATGAACCAGCCACATCACATTACATTCGCTCGAGTCAAATGTTTCACACAAATCTCCTGAGATGTCCGGCTATTTTCTTTGTTTCGAAAACCGATCCCGTTGGAACGGAGGAGGCCAATACCAGAGTAAAAGACAGCTGGGAGTCTAATGGAGTAAAG TGCACTTTTAAATGCTGGGACCGGTCACCTCACGTGGGTCACTTCCGTAGACACACCGAAGAGTACACTGAACTACTGTTTTCGCATTTGCGGCAATTAGAACTGGGTGGGCATAAACAGGCCTTGCGAGCGAAACTTTAA
- the LOC129722673 gene encoding transmembrane protein 53-A-like isoform X1, which produces MAFLTVRLVANAAAKNANQNITSSFKKLCLSSLDQQIGSTAQFSVLATANKRHAPLKNQSLLSAATLSNQNVNMTIPNRDFTVQEISRSLQLYSKQKRNVDKDPKTLQLKDGFDKPTVLMFAWLNAKQKHLAKYASLYTDQGFEVVVTQLTPWQLMWPVKGSQLVAADIVKFLKNNEFRNGLVFHGFSVGGYLWGECLVHIVRDLQNYQIVLDRVKGQIWDSAADITEIPEGVPRALFPRNPTLRNALKKYMIYHMKAFHEPATSHYIRSSQMFHTNLLRCPAIFFVSKTDPVGTEEANTRVKDSWESNGVKCTFKCWDRSPHVGHFRRHTEEYTELLFSHLRQLELGGHKQALRAKL; this is translated from the exons ATGGCATTTCTCACAGTACGACTGGTTGCTAATGCTGCAGCAAAAAATGCAAACCAGAATATTACTTCCAGTTTCAAGAAGCTTTGTCTATCATCGTTGGATCAGCAAATTGGATCAACAGCACAGTTTAGTGTTCTGGCTACTGCAAATAAACGCCACGCGCCACTGAAAAACCAATCTCTACTAAGTGCGGCAACCCTCTCAAATCAAAAT GTCAACATGACAATACCGAATCGAGACTTCACAGTACAGGAAATCTCCCGGAGTCTGCAACTGTATTCGAAGCAGAAGAGAAACGTCGACAAGGACCCGAAAACCCTCCA ATTGAAGGATGGCTTTGACAAACCAACTGTGCTAATGTTTGCATGGCTCAATGCTAAACAGAAGCATTTGGCCAAATACGCAAGCCTCTACACTGATCAAGGGTTTGAGGTTGTAGTGACACAGCTGACCCCATGGCAGCTGATGTGGCCGGTCAAAGGCTCTCAG CTAGTTGCTGCGGATATCGTAAAGTTTTTGAAGAACAACGAGTTTAGAAATGGACTAGTTTTTCATGGATTTTCAGTGGGTGGATATCTTTGGGGTGAATGTTTGGTTCACATCGTTCGAGATCTACAGAACTATCAGATTGTATTGGATCGCGTCAAGGGGCAAATTTGGGATAGTGCCGCAGACATAACAGAAATTCCTGAAGGAGTCCCGCGGGCGTTGTTTCCAAGAAATCCGACGCTACGTAATGCGTTGAAAAAATATATGAT ATACCACATGAAGGCATTTCATGAACCAGCCACATCACATTACATTCGCTCGAGTCAAATGTTTCACACAAATCTCCTGAGATGTCCGGCTATTTTCTTTGTTTCGAAAACCGATCCCGTTGGAACGGAGGAGGCCAATACCAGAGTAAAAGACAGCTGGGAGTCTAATGGAGTAAAG TGCACTTTTAAATGCTGGGACCGGTCACCTCACGTGGGTCACTTCCGTAGACACACCGAAGAGTACACTGAACTACTGTTTTCGCATTTGCGGCAATTAGAACTGGGTGGGCATAAACAGGCCTTGCGAGCGAAACTTTAA
- the LOC129722675 gene encoding uncharacterized protein LOC129722675 encodes MFYLPHRLIARGLHWNSNFAGRNQYFRLSFHLANQFSGIVQLGAYDRLRVPLSERIAVDLNNSRNLHTTMISGSSSKKITPTNIRVYSLTKNINFYSASRSNWDKNTDSLRLKDQIDKPLVIIFGWLQASEKHLKKFAELYIEQGFEVLVAHLSPWQLIWPVSGSQAVAGDLVKFLKHNDLAAGVVIHGFSVGGYLWGECLVKLNRNETNKQVLNKIKGQIWDSAANITEIPVGVPYAVLPKNPLLQSTLRNYLTYHLKLFHEEATQYYEKSASNFYNDPAQGAALFLVSKTDPVGTESANRRIISQWESIGIKTTLKCWDRSPHVGHFHKHRDEYIDLVLAHLGSLNIAGYVQKAKL; translated from the exons ATGTTTTATCTGCCACACCGATTGATCGCACGAGGCTTACATTGGAACAGCAACTTCGCCGGAAGAAATCAGTACTTTAGGTTGTCGTTTCACCTCGCAAACCAATTTAGTGGAATCGTTCAATTAGGTGCTTACGACCGGCTACGAGTACCGCTGAGCGAACGAATTGCTGTTGATTTGAATAATTCGCGTAATTTG CATACCACTATGATCTCAGGAAGCAGCAGCAAGAAAATTACTCCTACCAACATTCGGGTCTATAGTTTAACCAAAAATATAAACTTTTATAGTGCATCCAGAAGCAATTGGgataaaaatactgatagtttGAG GTTGAAGGATCAGATCGATAAACCACTCGTAATAATATTTGGCTGGTTACAAGCCAGCGAAAAGCATCTAAAAAAATTTGCTGAGCTTTATATTGAGCAAGGATTTGAGGTTCTAGTAGCGCATCTATCTCCTTGGCAATTAATTTGGCCCGTTAGCGGATCCCAAGCGGTGGCTGGAGACTTAGTAAAATTTTTGAAGCATAATGATTTAGCTGCGGGAGTTGTAATACATGGATTTTCTGTTGGTGGTTACCTTTGGGGTGAATGTCTAGTCAAATTAAACCGAAATGAAACGAATAAACAGGTACTCAACAAGATTAAAGGGCAAATCTGGGACAGCGCAGCGAACATAACGGAAATTCCAGTAGGAGTTCCATATGCAGTACTACCGAAAAATCCATTACTACAAAGTACTCTTCGTAACTACTTAAC ATACCACTTGAAGTTGTTCCACGAGGAAGCTACTCAATATTACGAAAAAAGTGCTTCGAATTTTTACAATGATCCAGCCCAGGGTGCTGCTTTGTTTTTGGTGTCGAAAACTGATCCAGTAGGAACGGAGAGCGCCAACCGCAGGATTATTTCACAATGGGAATCAATAGGCATAAAG ACAACTTTAAAATGCTGGGATCGCTCACCACATGTCGGTCATTTCCATAAGCACCGTGACGAATATATCGATTTAGTGCTGGCTCATCTGGGTTCGCTTAACATTGCTGGTTACGTACAGAAGGCTAAACTTTAA
- the LOC129722672 gene encoding conserved oligomeric Golgi complex subunit 8 translates to MDYENEKVLKLVFPDNYEELLSGDTASEVTDYMFRLGSLKVDQLKKEKIRLQDEHKQNVEQTQDLAVNNYRTFIETAECSREIYRKFAETEKRVEVLDKKLPEFETTCQEFLASSSNINSARRLNSLTLTRNAELLEILELPQLMETCIRENKYDEALELAAYVQRIGSKHGNIPVIANIQAAVEAAWHTMLIQLLSQLRTDLQLPKCLQVVGYLRRMQAFTTPELKLKFLQIRTSWFRNLLGKIPQHDAHTHLTKTIEATRIHLFNIITQYRAIFPDDEDATSDVSTITSDRNATDGSKIFHSWLHDQIVTFICTLEKDLASNNINSYDTILGQCMYFGLSFSRVGVDFRSLVAPVFVKVISQNFQAAIVKQTLQFEQDIERYTLINKVSTGIKRSKNVDKGSSSTQPPESLLDFTPLAIYCNGILTVFNELRLCAPIALAPVVTETLEGSLENVCRNILSFYRQEQQAFTVSERECFTRFCSCFAYDLIPYLQRCMHFIFPPPTIANHLGINVLTLQKHGITYLKQKRILDPISYLLPDKIEAVIKQVSEVSIEPRAVSTTAQQQLATADEEKEASGDKVD, encoded by the exons ATGGattatgaaaatgaaaaagtattgaaattAGTGTTTCCGGATAATTATGAAG AACTGCTCAGTGGCGACACCGCTTCCGAAGTTACGGACTACATGTTTAGACTTGGCTCACTGAAGGTTGATCagctcaaaaaagaaaaaataaggcTACAGGATGAGCATAAGCAGAATGTTGAACAAACACAGGATTTGGCAGTTAATAATTATCGGACATTCATCGAAACTGCAGAGTGTTCGCGTGAAATATATCGTAAATTTGCAGAAACAGAAAAACGGGTTGAAGTTTTAGATAAAAAGTTGCCTGAATTCGAGACTACCTGCCAAGAATTTCTGGCATCCTCTAGCAATATAAATAGTGCTCGTAGATTAAACTCGTTAACATTAACACGCAACGCGGAGCTGTTAGAAATTCTTGAACTCCCACAATTGATGGAGACCTGTATTCGGGAAAACAAGTACGATGAAGCGTTGGAACTAGCCGCTTATGTTCAGCGTATTGGCAGTAAGCATGGAAACATTCCAGTGATTGCT AACATTCAAGCTGCAGTAGAAGCTGCTTGGCACACCATGCTAATTCAATTGCTATCGCAATTGCGAACAGATTTGCAATTACCCAAATGTCTACAAGTGGTAGGTTATCTGCGCAGAATGCAAGCTTTTACAACAccagaactgaaactgaaatttCTCCAAATAAGAACTAGTTGGTTTAGGAATTTGCTCGGCAAAATACCACAACATGATG CTCACACGCATCTAACGAAAACAATAGAAGCAACACGCATTCATTTATTCAACATTATAACTCAATACCGGGCGATTTTTCCGGATGATGAAGATGCAACATCGGATGTGTCCACCATCACATCTGATCGAAACGCAACCGATGGAAGCAAAATATTTCACAGTTGGCTGCACGATCAAATAGTCACTTTCATCTGTACACTCGAGAAAGATCTTGCTTCTAATAACATCAATTCTTACGACACCATTTTGGGACAGTGCATGTACTTTGGATTGTCTTTCAGCAGAGTAGGGGTTGATTTCCGATCACTAGTAGCTCCGGTGTTTGTGAAAGTTATCTCCCAGAACTTTCAAGCAGCAATCGTAAAGCAGACACTTCAATTTGAGCAAGACATAGAACGTTACACGTTAATCAACAAAGTTTCAACAGGCATAAAGCGATCGAAGAATGTTGACAAAGGCAGCAGTAGTACACAGCCTCCAGAAAGTCTGCTAGATTTCACCCCTCTGGCAATCTACTGCAACGGCATTTTGACTGTTTTTAATGAGCTGCGACTATGTGCTCCAATTGCACTAGCTCCTGTAGTCACTGAAACTTTGGAGGGGTCGCTGGAAAACGTGTGCAGAAATATTCTCTCATTCTATCGTCAGGAGCAGCAGGCGTTCACAGTCTCAGAACGAGAATGTTTCACACGATTCTGCTCTTGTTTTGCGTATGATTTGATACCATATTTGCAGCGCTGCATGCATTTCATTTTTCCTCCCCCGACTATTGCAAATCACTTAGGCATTAATGTTCTCACGCTGCAGAAGCATGGAATTAcctatttgaaacaaaaaaggaTTTTGGACCCTATCAGCTACCTGCTGCCTGATAAAATCGAAGCCGTAATCAAACAGGTGAGCGAGGTTAGCATCGAACCGCGTGCAGTTTCAACGACAGCGCAGCAGCAGCTCGCAACAGCTGACGAAGAAAAAGAAGCGTCTGGAGATAAAGTTGATTAG